The following proteins are encoded in a genomic region of Maribacter hydrothermalis:
- a CDS encoding mannose-1-phosphate guanylyltransferase, producing the protein MNKNYYAVLMAGGVGSRFWPISTSENPKQFHDMLGTGSTLIQKTFQRLNKFVPKENILILTNERYNDLVLEQLPMVKQEQVVLEPAMRNTAPCILYAALKIKKMNEDAVMIVAPSDHWIEDEDAFAKDVTACFKKCETEDVLCTLGIKPSFPNTGFGYIEYNKTDTASIKKVNQFREKPDYETAKDFLAQGNFLWNAGIFMWSAKTIVDAFQKFQPKQYALFNSGLICYNTNEEKKFISENYSKAENISIDYAILENSETIYVKEATFDWNDLGTWGSLYDKLDKDDNNNAIVNGKVLTQDAGGNMIRSKAGKVIVVDGLNDYIIVDKEEVLLIYPKAKEQDIKQVLNKVKDTFGDEFA; encoded by the coding sequence ATGAATAAAAATTATTATGCCGTTTTAATGGCTGGTGGAGTAGGGTCTAGATTTTGGCCAATTAGTACAAGTGAAAACCCAAAACAGTTTCATGATATGTTGGGCACGGGGTCAACACTTATACAGAAAACTTTTCAGAGATTGAATAAATTTGTGCCTAAAGAAAATATTCTCATTCTTACCAATGAGCGCTATAATGATCTGGTCTTGGAACAACTTCCGATGGTGAAGCAAGAGCAAGTTGTATTGGAACCTGCAATGAGAAATACGGCACCTTGTATATTATACGCTGCATTGAAAATTAAGAAAATGAATGAAGATGCAGTAATGATTGTTGCTCCTAGTGATCATTGGATTGAAGACGAAGATGCTTTTGCAAAAGATGTTACGGCGTGTTTTAAAAAGTGCGAAACAGAAGATGTTTTGTGTACGTTAGGTATTAAGCCTTCATTCCCTAATACAGGCTTTGGGTATATAGAGTATAATAAAACTGATACTGCATCAATTAAAAAAGTAAATCAGTTTAGAGAAAAGCCAGACTACGAAACTGCGAAAGATTTTCTTGCGCAAGGTAATTTTTTGTGGAATGCAGGGATTTTTATGTGGAGCGCAAAAACTATAGTTGATGCATTTCAAAAATTCCAACCAAAGCAGTATGCTCTTTTCAACAGTGGTCTAATTTGTTATAATACAAATGAAGAAAAGAAATTTATCTCTGAGAACTATTCAAAGGCGGAGAATATTTCTATTGATTATGCTATATTAGAAAATTCTGAAACTATTTATGTTAAAGAAGCTACTTTTGATTGGAATGATCTAGGTACTTGGGGTTCATTATACGATAAGTTAGATAAAGATGATAATAACAATGCAATTGTAAATGGGAAAGTATTAACCCAAGATGCTGGAGGTAATATGATTAGGTCTAAAGCGGGTAAAGTAATTGTTGTAGATGGACTTAATGATTATATCATTGTTGATAAAGAAGAAGTACTTTTAATCTATCCTAAAGCAAAAGAACAAGATATTAAACAAGTTTTAAATAAGGTAAAAGATACCTTTGGTGATGAATTCGCTTAA
- a CDS encoding DUF389 domain-containing protein → MENNLNQDNITPTSNEGGGEEVKKDFQGLLGSVKKFLSELLDIRTNTDQQATKEAIIADIPFKGHTSWILICSIFIASIGLNANSTAVVIGAMLISPLMGPILGVGMSVAINDIDTLKRSLKNFAVMVVLSVITAYLFYRFFPLRDESSELLARTEPDIRDVLIAFFGGLALVIARAKKGTIASVIFGVAIATALMPPLCTVGFGLAIGNWEYASGAMYLFIINTIFIALATFLVIKLLKFPMVRYVNSQRRKLIARLASLLAILVMIPAGFTFYSVFKKSLFNRDAESFIAEKIVPYQFTGEGKFLRDFSEVAYDDNGNSKIELFFMGNEGIPENVIATWRTQMEDYKQLKGTELAVVQGSRSDEANELKYVNELYESQKTILSSKDEKIHVLENELMRLNQISSNQIPFREISLEAKTNYENLDRIGYAYLISTDFTKTDSIPLFEVTWKKEANRADTVKDMGKLKEWLRLRLNNKNIQIKEIPID, encoded by the coding sequence ATGGAGAACAATCTTAATCAAGATAATATAACCCCTACTAGTAACGAAGGTGGTGGTGAAGAAGTTAAAAAAGATTTTCAGGGTCTTTTAGGTAGTGTAAAAAAGTTTCTTTCAGAGCTATTGGACATTAGAACTAATACCGATCAGCAAGCAACTAAAGAAGCTATTATTGCTGATATTCCCTTTAAGGGGCATACTTCTTGGATTTTGATTTGCTCCATTTTTATTGCATCCATTGGTCTAAACGCCAATTCTACAGCTGTAGTAATTGGTGCCATGTTAATATCGCCCCTTATGGGACCTATTTTAGGAGTTGGGATGTCCGTGGCAATTAATGATATTGATACATTAAAAAGATCATTGAAGAACTTTGCCGTAATGGTAGTTTTAAGTGTTATCACCGCGTATTTATTTTATCGTTTTTTTCCTTTAAGGGATGAATCTTCCGAGCTTTTGGCAAGAACCGAGCCTGATATTAGAGACGTTTTAATAGCATTTTTTGGTGGTTTGGCATTAGTAATAGCCCGCGCTAAAAAAGGTACAATTGCCAGTGTTATTTTTGGTGTTGCAATTGCTACGGCGTTAATGCCGCCTTTATGCACAGTAGGGTTTGGTTTAGCTATCGGAAACTGGGAGTATGCTAGTGGAGCAATGTATTTGTTCATCATCAATACTATATTTATTGCCTTGGCAACCTTCTTGGTTATAAAGCTTTTAAAGTTTCCAATGGTTCGTTACGTGAATTCACAACGAAGAAAATTAATAGCTAGGTTGGCTTCTTTATTGGCTATTCTGGTTATGATACCTGCTGGCTTCACCTTCTATAGCGTTTTTAAAAAGTCATTATTCAATAGGGATGCAGAATCTTTTATAGCGGAAAAAATAGTACCATATCAATTTACTGGCGAAGGTAAATTTCTAAGGGATTTTAGTGAGGTAGCTTATGATGATAACGGTAATTCTAAAATTGAATTGTTCTTTATGGGCAATGAGGGTATACCTGAAAACGTAATCGCTACTTGGCGTACGCAAATGGAAGATTATAAGCAACTAAAAGGAACGGAGCTTGCTGTTGTTCAGGGATCTAGAAGTGACGAGGCAAATGAACTGAAATATGTAAATGAGCTGTATGAGTCTCAAAAAACAATTTTATCCAGTAAAGATGAGAAAATACATGTTCTGGAAAATGAGTTGATGCGCTTAAACCAAATATCTTCAAATCAGATTCCATTTAGGGAAATTAGTCTTGAAGCAAAGACGAATTACGAAAATTTAGATCGAATTGGATATGCTTATTTGATTTCAACAGATTTTACAAAAACAGATAGCATTCCCTTATTTGAAGTGACCTGGAAAAAGGAAGCTAATAGAGCAGATACTGTTAAAGATATGGGCAAACTAAAAGAGTGGTTGAGGCTTAGGTTGAACAATAAGAATATTCAGATTAAGGAAATACCTATAGATTAG
- a CDS encoding pyruvate dehydrogenase complex dihydrolipoamide acetyltransferase, whose amino-acid sequence MAIVVNMPRLSDTMEEGTVAKWLKNVGDKVEEGDMLAEIETDKATMEFESFNEGTLLYIGVQEGDGAPVDTLLAIIGDEGEDISGLIGGGSAPTKEDKPTEVENTSEEASEEEVGSSEIPEGVEVVKMPRLSDTMEEGTVASWLKKVGDDVEEGDILAEIETDKATMEFESFYNGKLLYIGIQEGESSPVDEVLAIIGPEGTDVDAVLNNKSGGSKKKAAASKPEEKEPETKEEKQEVSKSSTDADRIFASPLAKKIAEDKGIDLAKVSGTGDNGRITKKDIENYTPSKAASPVESSAIKADSGVATQPISMALPSGEEGTEEVKNSNMRKAIAKALGNSKFNAPHFYLTIEVDMDNAIGSRAQINSLPDTKVSFNDMVLKACAMALRKHPQVNTSWSADATKFHKHIHMGVAVAVDEGLVVPVIKHADLLGLSQIGSAVKDLAGKARNKKITPAEMEGSTFTVSNLGMFGIQEFTSIINQPNSAILSVGAIVEKPVVKNGEIVVGNTMKLTLACDHRTVDGAIGAQFLQTLRYFVENPVTMLA is encoded by the coding sequence ATGGCTATAGTAGTAAATATGCCCCGTTTAAGCGATACCATGGAAGAAGGTACCGTAGCCAAATGGTTAAAAAACGTTGGCGATAAAGTTGAAGAAGGTGATATGTTAGCTGAAATCGAAACCGATAAGGCAACCATGGAATTCGAATCATTTAATGAAGGAACCTTATTGTATATAGGAGTTCAAGAGGGTGATGGTGCTCCGGTAGATACATTGCTGGCAATTATTGGCGATGAAGGTGAAGATATTTCAGGTTTAATAGGTGGCGGTAGTGCTCCAACTAAAGAGGATAAACCGACTGAAGTAGAAAATACATCAGAGGAAGCTTCGGAAGAAGAAGTTGGTAGTTCGGAAATTCCTGAGGGAGTTGAGGTGGTTAAAATGCCTCGATTAAGTGATACTATGGAAGAGGGCACTGTTGCTAGTTGGTTAAAGAAAGTTGGTGATGATGTAGAAGAAGGTGATATTTTAGCTGAGATTGAAACAGATAAAGCTACAATGGAGTTTGAATCTTTCTATAATGGAAAGCTACTTTACATAGGTATACAAGAAGGAGAATCTTCACCAGTTGATGAAGTTTTAGCTATTATTGGTCCAGAAGGTACTGATGTGGATGCTGTTTTAAACAATAAATCTGGTGGTAGTAAAAAGAAAGCGGCAGCTTCTAAACCAGAAGAAAAAGAACCTGAAACTAAAGAAGAGAAACAAGAAGTGTCAAAATCATCAACTGATGCCGATAGAATTTTTGCATCTCCTTTGGCTAAGAAAATAGCGGAGGATAAGGGAATTGATTTGGCAAAAGTTTCTGGCACTGGCGATAATGGCAGAATTACTAAAAAAGACATAGAAAACTATACTCCAAGTAAAGCCGCTTCGCCAGTAGAAAGTTCAGCTATTAAGGCAGATAGCGGTGTTGCTACTCAGCCAATATCTATGGCTTTGCCGTCTGGTGAAGAAGGTACTGAAGAGGTGAAAAACTCTAATATGCGTAAGGCAATTGCTAAAGCGCTAGGGAATTCTAAATTTAATGCACCGCATTTTTATCTTACTATTGAAGTAGATATGGATAATGCAATAGGATCACGTGCTCAAATAAATAGCTTGCCAGATACCAAGGTGTCTTTTAATGATATGGTTTTGAAAGCTTGTGCTATGGCATTAAGAAAACATCCACAGGTGAATACATCATGGAGTGCCGATGCTACAAAGTTTCATAAGCATATTCACATGGGTGTTGCCGTAGCTGTTGATGAAGGTTTAGTTGTACCGGTAATAAAGCATGCTGATCTTTTAGGTTTATCTCAAATAGGTAGTGCCGTAAAAGATTTGGCAGGTAAAGCTCGTAATAAGAAAATTACGCCTGCTGAAATGGAAGGTAGTACATTTACTGTTTCAAATTTAGGTATGTTTGGTATTCAGGAATTTACTAGTATTATTAATCAACCAAATTCAGCAATACTTTCTGTAGGTGCAATTGTAGAAAAACCTGTAGTTAAAAATGGAGAGATAGTTGTAGGTAATACAATGAAACTAACATTGGCTTGTGATCATAGAACTGTTGATGGAGCTATTGGAGCTCAATTTCTTCAAACATTGCGTTATTTTGTAGAAAACCCAGTTACTATGTTAGCATAG
- a CDS encoding SprT-like domain-containing protein: protein MQQTLEKYLPESAVASCFELIKVNHVHLKIVNERVTRHGDYRRRKDGNHQVTVNASLNKYRFLITLVHEIAHLVAFEKYGRNIKPHGLEWKRTFQYLMLPFLRPEVFPTQLLPLLARHFKNPKASSSTDAQMSIALKKFDEQQSEKTYVFELPIGSVFRIYNGKLFKKGNKRTKRYECIEMSTGRMFLFQPNAEVELIKS from the coding sequence ATGCAACAAACATTAGAAAAATATCTACCTGAATCTGCTGTAGCCTCTTGTTTTGAGCTTATAAAGGTTAATCATGTTCATTTGAAAATTGTAAATGAGCGGGTAACTAGGCATGGCGATTACAGGAGAAGAAAAGATGGTAACCATCAAGTTACAGTCAATGCTTCTTTAAATAAATATAGATTTTTGATTACTCTTGTGCATGAAATTGCACATTTGGTAGCTTTTGAAAAATATGGCAGAAATATTAAGCCGCATGGATTAGAATGGAAAAGAACTTTTCAATATTTAATGCTCCCATTTCTTAGGCCAGAGGTATTTCCAACTCAATTATTGCCTTTGTTGGCAAGACATTTTAAAAATCCAAAGGCTAGTAGTAGTACAGATGCGCAAATGTCTATTGCTTTAAAAAAATTCGACGAACAACAATCGGAAAAAACTTACGTTTTCGAATTACCCATTGGTAGTGTTTTTCGAATTTATAATGGTAAACTTTTTAAAAAAGGAAACAAAAGAACAAAGCGTTACGAGTGTATTGAAATGTCCACAGGCAGAATGTTTCTTTTTCAACCAAACGCTGAAGTAGAATTAATAAAAAGCTGA
- the cdd gene encoding cytidine deaminase, translating into MPIQKNISFNITIYNAIEELSDNDKMLMSAAVQARKKAYAPYSDFFVGAAVLLENGEIVEGNNQENASYPSGLCAERVAVFYAGAKYPGMGIKAIAISASSLNHVVSEPVAPCGNCRQSISEYEFRQKKPIRILLMGETGSVIECKSLGDLLPLGFNSSYLK; encoded by the coding sequence ATGCCAATTCAAAAGAATATAAGTTTTAATATAACTATATATAACGCCATTGAGGAATTGAGTGATAATGATAAAATGCTTATGTCAGCAGCAGTTCAAGCTAGAAAAAAAGCATATGCACCCTATTCTGATTTTTTTGTAGGTGCGGCAGTTTTGTTAGAAAATGGAGAGATTGTTGAAGGGAATAATCAGGAAAATGCATCGTATCCATCAGGTTTATGCGCGGAAAGGGTTGCGGTTTTCTACGCTGGCGCAAAATACCCTGGTATGGGAATTAAGGCAATTGCCATTTCTGCATCGTCCTTAAATCATGTTGTTAGCGAGCCAGTTGCACCTTGTGGTAATTGCAGACAGTCTATTTCTGAGTATGAGTTTAGACAAAAAAAACCTATAAGAATTCTATTAATGGGTGAGACAGGAAGTGTAATTGAGTGTAAATCTTTAGGAGATTTGTTGCCGCTAGGATTTAATAGTAGTTATTTGAAATAA
- the porV gene encoding type IX secretion system outer membrane channel protein PorV, with the protein MRKISIVFFVLIVGKVFAQDNQRVITTAVPFLTIAADARSAGMGDMGVATSTDAFSQQWNPAKFAFAEQKMGIGVSYTPYLESIITDISLLNASFYNKLDDQSAFAVSLRYFTLGEIELRQFANDPGTIAKPNELALDGSYSLKLSPTFSMAVGGRYIRSNLKLPQNGTEDSQAAGSFAVDVAGYYRSREIAYNNFDGRWRGGFNLSNIGGKIQYDAGGQENFLPSKLSFGGGFDFILDQDNVIGLTAEFTKLLVPTPQDYDNDGDVDAADNDIYQNESGFSGIFNSFSDAPDGFSEELKEFTWALGAEYTYQDSFMLRTGYFNESEEKGSRKFFTLGAGFKFKAAQIDLSYLFSTSQVRNPLENTLRFSLTFNLGEEYYND; encoded by the coding sequence ATGCGAAAAATTTCGATAGTTTTCTTTGTATTAATTGTAGGTAAGGTTTTTGCGCAAGATAATCAGCGTGTAATTACCACGGCAGTTCCATTTTTGACTATTGCGGCAGATGCTAGGTCCGCTGGAATGGGTGATATGGGTGTGGCAACATCTACAGATGCTTTCTCTCAACAATGGAACCCTGCAAAGTTCGCTTTTGCAGAACAAAAAATGGGAATAGGGGTTAGTTATACTCCGTATCTTGAAAGCATTATAACTGATATTTCGTTACTAAACGCTAGTTTTTATAATAAGTTAGATGACCAAAGTGCTTTTGCTGTTAGTTTAAGATATTTTACATTGGGAGAAATAGAATTGAGACAATTCGCAAATGACCCAGGTACTATTGCCAAACCAAATGAATTGGCTTTAGATGGTTCTTATTCTTTAAAATTGAGCCCTACTTTTTCAATGGCAGTCGGTGGAAGGTATATAAGGTCTAACCTTAAATTACCGCAAAACGGAACTGAAGATTCTCAAGCGGCAGGCTCTTTTGCTGTTGATGTGGCCGGTTATTATAGATCTAGGGAAATAGCATACAATAATTTTGATGGACGATGGAGAGGTGGTTTCAACCTATCTAATATTGGAGGTAAAATTCAATATGATGCTGGTGGACAAGAAAACTTTTTGCCAAGTAAATTAAGTTTTGGAGGTGGTTTTGATTTTATCTTGGATCAGGACAATGTTATAGGTTTAACTGCGGAATTCACAAAATTACTTGTGCCAACGCCACAGGATTATGATAATGATGGTGATGTAGATGCGGCGGATAATGATATTTACCAAAACGAAAGTGGCTTTAGTGGTATATTCAATTCTTTTTCGGATGCTCCAGATGGTTTTAGTGAAGAGCTAAAAGAATTTACATGGGCATTAGGAGCTGAATATACGTATCAAGATTCTTTTATGCTTAGAACCGGGTACTTTAATGAAAGCGAAGAAAAAGGCTCTAGAAAATTTTTCACATTAGGAGCTGGGTTTAAGTTTAAGGCGGCACAAATAGATCTATCGTATTTGTTTTCAACATCACAAGTTAGAAACCCACTAGAAAATACACTCCGTTTTTCACTAACATTTAACTTAGGGGAAGAATATTATAATGATTAA
- a CDS encoding M28 family metallopeptidase, whose translation MKHFILALFSFLIISCGGAKINQEKVMNPTNLNSEKNEVQPTNADFDGGLNANKIKSKLKEYSTPKDIEETMVFLTSDELKGRDTGSEGIAKAADYIEKIFEENNIKTYFSSYRDTLENYTTGSAYNVVGFLPGTDEKLKNEVVIIGAHYDHIGLLSASGGDIIANGANDNASGTTTVLEFAKYFGKFKNNKRSIIFALFSAEEKGLMGSKHLALKLKEENIDLYTMLNFEMVGVPMVNKDHILYLTGYELSNLAEVSNKYANKNLVGFLPKAKEFNLFRRSDNAPFHDEFNVPSQTYSSFDFTNFDHYHKVGDEASLMDYMYMATIVNECIPVLTAIINSPTKEVKYK comes from the coding sequence ATGAAACATTTTATTCTTGCTCTTTTTAGTTTTTTGATTATAAGTTGTGGAGGTGCAAAAATTAATCAAGAAAAGGTTATGAATCCCACCAATTTAAATTCCGAAAAAAATGAGGTGCAGCCTACCAACGCTGATTTTGATGGAGGCTTAAATGCGAATAAAATAAAGTCTAAGCTTAAAGAATATAGTACTCCAAAAGATATAGAGGAAACAATGGTGTTTTTAACTTCAGATGAATTAAAAGGTAGGGATACTGGCAGTGAAGGTATTGCAAAGGCAGCAGATTATATTGAGAAGATCTTCGAAGAAAATAATATTAAAACCTATTTTTCGTCGTACCGAGATACTTTGGAGAACTATACTACAGGATCTGCCTATAATGTAGTTGGATTTTTACCGGGCACTGATGAGAAATTGAAAAACGAGGTCGTAATAATTGGAGCCCATTATGATCATATTGGTCTTTTAAGTGCGTCCGGAGGAGACATTATTGCCAATGGCGCTAATGATAATGCTTCTGGTACTACCACAGTTTTAGAATTTGCAAAATATTTTGGGAAATTTAAAAATAATAAACGAAGTATTATTTTTGCTTTATTTTCAGCAGAAGAAAAAGGATTAATGGGGTCAAAGCATTTAGCTTTAAAATTAAAAGAAGAAAATATTGATCTATACACAATGCTAAATTTTGAAATGGTCGGCGTGCCTATGGTGAATAAGGATCATATTCTTTATTTAACAGGTTATGAGTTATCTAATTTAGCTGAGGTTAGTAATAAATATGCTAATAAGAACTTAGTGGGTTTTCTTCCTAAAGCAAAAGAATTTAATCTTTTTAGGCGTTCAGATAATGCTCCTTTTCATGATGAATTTAATGTGCCATCGCAAACCTATAGTTCCTTTGATTTCACAAATTTTGACCACTATCACAAGGTTGGTGACGAGGCATCATTAATGGATTATATGTATATGGCAACAATTGTAAATGAATGTATACCAGTACTTACAGCTATTATTAATTCACCAACTAAAGAAGTAAAATATAAGTAA
- the pdhA gene encoding pyruvate dehydrogenase (acetyl-transferring) E1 component subunit alpha gives MKKITKETYLKWYADMLFWRKFEDKLAAVYIQQKVRGFLHLYNGQEAVLAGALHAMDLTKDRMITAYRNHVQPIGMGVDPKMVMAELYGKVTGTSKGMGGSMHIFSKEHRFHGGHGIVGGQIPLGAGMAFGDKYAGRDNVTLCYMGDGAVRQGSLHETFNLAMLWQLPVVFVCENNGYAMGTSVARTSFSTEIWKLGLGYEMPCGPVDGMNPVTVAQEMSKAIERARSGGGPTFLEMKTYRYRGHSMSDAQHYRTKDEVEEYKKIDPITQVLDIIKENKYATEAEIKEIDKNVKALVKECEKFAEESDYPPVNQLYDMVYEQEDFPFVQHKL, from the coding sequence ATGAAAAAAATCACCAAGGAAACGTATTTGAAATGGTATGCTGATATGCTATTTTGGAGAAAGTTTGAGGATAAATTGGCTGCTGTTTATATACAGCAAAAGGTAAGAGGATTTTTACATTTGTATAATGGGCAAGAAGCTGTTTTGGCCGGTGCTCTTCATGCAATGGATTTAACCAAAGACCGAATGATAACGGCCTATAGAAATCACGTTCAACCTATTGGTATGGGTGTTGATCCTAAAATGGTTATGGCCGAGCTTTATGGCAAAGTAACTGGTACTTCTAAAGGTATGGGTGGATCCATGCATATCTTTTCTAAAGAGCATCGCTTTCATGGAGGTCATGGTATTGTTGGAGGGCAAATTCCACTAGGTGCTGGTATGGCCTTTGGTGATAAGTATGCAGGTAGAGATAACGTTACCCTATGTTACATGGGTGATGGTGCTGTAAGGCAAGGTTCTTTACATGAAACTTTCAACTTGGCTATGTTATGGCAGTTACCAGTTGTTTTTGTTTGTGAAAATAACGGCTATGCTATGGGAACTTCAGTAGCAAGAACATCCTTTTCTACTGAAATATGGAAATTAGGTTTAGGTTACGAAATGCCTTGTGGACCTGTTGATGGTATGAACCCTGTTACTGTTGCTCAAGAAATGAGTAAGGCAATTGAAAGAGCACGTAGTGGCGGTGGACCAACTTTTTTAGAAATGAAAACGTATAGATATAGAGGTCACTCAATGTCTGATGCGCAACATTATAGAACAAAAGACGAAGTAGAAGAATACAAAAAAATTGATCCAATAACTCAAGTTTTGGATATTATTAAAGAAAATAAATACGCGACTGAAGCAGAAATCAAAGAAATTGACAAGAATGTTAAGGCGTTGGTTAAAGAATGTGAAAAGTTCGCGGAAGAATCAGATTATCCACCAGTAAACCAACTATACGATATGGTTTACGAACAAGAGGATTTTCCATTTGTTCAACATAAATTATAA
- a CDS encoding SDR family NAD(P)-dependent oxidoreductase yields the protein MEYVIVTGTSRGIGFELCKLLAESGYKVLALSRNDLPIKELNNANIESFSFDISSVSDRLKLADFLEDNCKVIALINNAGKLVNKPFLETSEEEFKSVYDVNVFGVAAITRLVLPFMNKDGHVLTISSMGGIQGSAKFPGLSAYSSSKGAVLTLTELLAEEFKETGPSFNALALGAVQTEMLEEAFPGYKAPISANDMANYIMDFALKGHKMYNGKILQVSSSTP from the coding sequence ATGGAATACGTTATTGTAACAGGTACAAGTAGGGGAATTGGATTTGAGTTATGTAAATTATTAGCGGAATCAGGATATAAAGTTTTAGCTTTATCTAGAAACGATTTGCCAATTAAAGAATTAAATAATGCTAATATAGAATCATTTTCCTTTGATATTTCTTCAGTTTCTGACCGTCTTAAACTAGCTGACTTTTTGGAGGATAATTGCAAAGTAATTGCATTGATAAATAATGCAGGTAAATTAGTGAATAAGCCATTTTTAGAAACTTCGGAAGAAGAATTTAAATCGGTTTATGATGTTAATGTATTTGGTGTTGCTGCTATAACGAGACTAGTACTTCCTTTTATGAATAAAGATGGTCATGTACTTACCATTAGTTCAATGGGTGGTATACAAGGAAGCGCAAAATTTCCAGGTTTGTCTGCATATAGCTCAAGTAAAGGAGCGGTATTAACCTTAACGGAATTATTAGCAGAAGAGTTCAAAGAAACAGGACCTTCATTTAACGCTTTAGCTCTAGGGGCGGTACAGACAGAAATGCTGGAAGAAGCTTTCCCAGGGTATAAGGCACCTATATCTGCAAACGACATGGCTAATTATATTATGGATTTTGCATTAAAAGGGCATAAAATGTATAATGGTAAAATATTACAAGTAAGTAGTAGTACACCTTAG